The following nucleotide sequence is from Melioribacteraceae bacterium.
CCGGGATCCAAGATTCATTACCATTGTTAAGAGTAACATCTTCACCAAGAATTAAATAATGATAAGGACCATCGGGAGCAGCGTAAATATTACCGTCATACCATCCCATCATATCATTACCAATTCTGCTAGAAAGTGATACAAAAAGTTGATCGCCTTGCCATTGACCAGGGAAGAAGAGTCCGGTTGAATCGTTTACAAACTCGTCAATGTGGATATATGCATAAAGTGTATCCTTTGACCAAAGTAATTTTGCATAGTACTCATCAAACTCTGGTTCAACTAAAGATTCACGATAGTATTTGTTTGCCCAAATATTATAACCTGTTCCGGAAATTAAATTAATATGAGCTGCATCACCCCATGCACCTTCATCAGCTACACCATCAATAATAACGGCACCAGAATCTGCCATCGGCACATCCATTGTTTGACGAATGATATCATCATCACCCGGTTCAAAATATAGAACTGCCCAATAGTCTGCATTTGCAAGGTTAGTAAAACCAGGATCGCCATTACCTAGTGGATCGCCCCAAGGATCATTAGGAATATGAGGCTGCCATGTATAATATTGGTATGCATCTTCAAACTCGTCAAATGCAGTTTGTGATCCATTACTACCACCTATGTTAAAGCCTATCTTACCTTGAGCATTAACGTTTGGATTATAGATAGCCATTTCCACAGCCCAAATACCTTCTTCTTCATTTATAACTACAGCTGATCTGCTGATATCATTTGCATCAAATGATCTAACAGTATCACCTTCAAAACGTTGATATCTATCAGGAATCCATGATTCATTGCCCATGTTTAGGGTTACATCCTCACCTATAATTAAAAAATGATAAGGTCCATCGGGAGCGGCATAAACATTACCGTCATACCAACCCATCATGTTATCAGCCAACCTATTGGATAAAGAAACGAAGAGTTGATCACCTTGCCATTGACCAGGGAAGAAGAGTCCAGTTGAATCATTAACAAATTCATCAATTACAACAAACACATATAATGTGTCTTTACTCCATAACATGCGAGCAAAAAGTTGATCGAATTCAGGCTCTGCCAGAGATTCTCTGTAATACTTGTTTGCCCAGATATTGTAACCCGTACCAGTCACAAGATCTGCTCTAGCAGCATTTGTCCACTCGGGTTCATCCATAAGACCGTCAATAGTAATTGCCCCGGAATCTGCTTTTGGAACTGTTACCATTTCA
It contains:
- a CDS encoding T9SS type A sorting domain-containing protein yields the protein MVKLKLHVVWLLLLILTISVSAQEIVREMVTVPKADSGAITIDGLMDEPEWTNAARADLVTGTGYNIWANKYYRESLAEPEFDQLFARMLWSKDTLYVFVVIDEFVNDSTGLFFPGQWQGDQLFVSLSNRLADNMMGWYDGNVYAAPDGPYHFLIIGEDVTLNMGNESWIPDRYQRFEGDTVRSFDANDISRSAVVINEEEGIWAVEMAIYNPNVNAQGKIGFNIGGSNGSQTAFDEFEDAYQYYTWQPHIPNDPWGDPLGNGDPGFTNLANADYWAVLYFEPGDDDIIRQTMDVPMADSGAVIIDGVADEGAWGDAAHINLISGTGYNIWANKYYRESLVEPEFDEYYAKLLWSKDTLYAYIHIDEFVNDSTGLFFPGQWQGDQLFVSLSSRIGNDMMGWYDGNIYAAPDGPYHYLILGEDVTLNNGNESWIPDQYQRFEGDTVRVFDANDYSRSAVTLDFATGVMTVEMAIYNPHVASQSSVAFNLGGSNGSETAFNEFEDAYQYYTWQPHIPNDPWGDPLGNGDPGFTNLANADYWAMLNFVSTISSVGDDGGREELVNDFQLLQNYPNPFNPSTTIKFRTPKATQVSLRVYNILGQLVANLVDNKFVQMGEHTVQWNASSLASGIYFYELRADNLVQTKKMMLLK